The genomic interval CTAAAAAACATACAATTGACGGATCATCTCGAAAAACTCGATCCCCATGAATTTCATAATAATTTTTCAGTAACGCTCTAACATAATCAAGAGAGTAAGGGCGATCGGGATGACGCGCAAGTTGTAAACGTTGAAATTCGCTTAAATTTTTATAGACTTTGTTTATCTCTTTTTCAAGATTTTTTTTCAAGATTTCTACGGCGCTATCATCTCCTCGAATTTTAGCGCTTGAAATATCGTCGTCAATTTGTTTAATTGATTTTTCAAAATCCAAATAATTTGCCATTTTATTTCACTTTTTTGAAAATAATAGAGCCGTTTGTTCCGCCAAAACCGAAAGAATTACTCATAACATAATTTATTTCGCTTTTTCTTGCAACATTTGGAATATAATCCAAATCACACTCTTCATCTTTTACAAATTGATTTATAGTTGGAGGCAAAATTCCTTTTTGCATAGACATAAGACAAATAACAGCTTCTATTGCACCGGCTGCACCAAGGCAATGTCCGGTTTGTCCTTTTGTTGAGCTGACAGGTGGAACATTGTCCGCAAAAAGCATTTTTAATGCACCGGTTTCATTTTTATCGTTTGCCGGTGTAGAAGTTCCATGCGCATTTATATAGTCTATTTTTGGTTTTCCTGCCATTTCATAAGCTTTTTTCATCGCTCTATATGGTCCATCCATAGACGGTGATGTAATATGATAAGCGTCTCCACTTTCTCCGAAACCGGCTATTTCGCCATAAATTTTAGCTCCTCTTGCAACTGCGTCTTCGTAAGTTTCCAAAACCAAAGCCGCGCTGCCTTCACCCATTACAAAACCATCTCTTTCGCCGTCAAACGGTCTTGAAGCATGAAGCGGATCATCATTTCTTGTAGAAAGCGCTCTCATAGAAGCAAATCCTGAAATGCCAATAGGACAGATAGTTGATTCCGCACCTACTACAAGCATTTTAGAACTTTCGCCCACCATTATGCATTTTGCAGCTTCGCAAATTGCATGAGTAGAAGCCGCACAGGCTGTTACACTGGCTAAATTCGGACCTTTAAGACCAAATTTTATAGAAATTACTCCGCCAAGCATATTTACAAGAGCTGAAGGAATAAAAAAAGGCGAAACTCTTCTTGGACCTTTTTCTTTGCAAGCAAGAGAATTTGTTTCGATATTCGGCAACCCGCCAATGCCGGCAGCAGAAACCACACCAAATTCATCTTCATTAAATTCACTGAAATTTGCATCTCGCATCGCATCTATTGTAGCTTTCAGGCCGAGTTGGATAAATCTATCCATTTTTTTAATTTCTTTTCCGTCATCAACGACATCAGCGGGATTAAATCCTTCAATTTCGCCTGCAATTTTTACGGAAAAATCGGTCGTATCAAAATAAGAAATCTTTTTTATACCGGTTTTTCCGGCACAAATATTCTCAAAACTAGACTCTTTGTCAAGCCCCAAAGAAGTAATCATTCCCATACCGGTAATTACGATGCGTTTCAAAATTTATCCTTATTTATTTTTATTCAAATTTTCAATATAAGTTACGACATCTTTAATACTAATTAATTTTTCAGCCTCGCTATCTGGAATTTCTATACCGAATTTTTCTTCCAAAGCCATTACAAGCTCAACTACGTCAAGAGAATCCGCACCAAGATCTTCAATGATTTTAGAATCAATTTTCACAGCATCAGGCGCTACACTTAGTTGCTCTACAACTACATCTCTTACTTCTTCAAAAACTTCCATTTTTTTCTCCTTTAAAAAAATCTTTTAATTTTACAATATTTAATCTTAAAATTTACATATAAAGTCCGCCGTTAATCTTTAAAACCTCGCCTGTAATATAACTTGCGTAATCGCTTAACAAAAATGCTACGCCGTTTGCGACATCATTTGGAGTACCGAATTTTTTAAGCGGGATATTGGCTTCATAAGTTTTTTTAATTTCATCGTTTAAAATTTCAGTCATTTTTGTTTCTATGAAACCGGGTGTAACGCAGTTAAATCTTACATTTCTGCTAGCCGCTTCTTTTGCAAAGCTTTTACTCATAGCTATCATTCCGCCTTTACTTGCCGCATAATTTACTTGACCGGCATTTCCGGTTTCGCCGACAATTGAAGCTATATTCACAACTGCACCGAATCTTTTTTTACTCATTGCTTTTAAAGCTTCTCTGCAACCTATAAAAGCCGATGTAAGATTTGCATTTATTACGGATGTGAAGTCCTCGGTTTTCATGCGAAGAGCCAATTTATCATTTGTTATTCCTGCATTATTTACCAAATAGCTAAGTTCTCCGTCGGTTTGCACGATGAGATTTATCGCTTCAATAAATTCCGTTTCATTTGTAGCGTCAAATTTTATTACAGCGGCATTTCCACCGTTTTTTTCTATTTCATCCTTTAGAGCGTCCGCAACTTCAGGTTTTGAGCGATAATTTATCCATACTTTCAATCCGAAATTTGCAAGTGTTTTACAAATTTCAGCTCCGATTCCGCGACTTCCGCCTGTAACCAAAACATTATTTCCGCTAAATTTCATAATTATCCTTTTTAAAATTTTGAAAATCTATTTTACAAAAAAATTGTAAATTTTGAAAAATAATTATTTTTTTGTAAAATTTCGATAAAATTTTACAAAAAAAAGGATGCGAAAAATGGAATTTTCTACAATAGAAATTCAAAAAAATTTATTTTATGTCGGTGTAAATGATCGCCATACCGGTCTTTTTGAAAATATGTGGCCGCTTGAAAACGGAATCAGTTATAACTCTTATTTATTAAAAGGCGAAAAAAATATTTTAATAGATCCTGTTCATGCGAGCTGTTTTGAACTGTATCTTAGTAAAATTCGCTCAGTCATCGGACAGGATGGAACGATTGATTATCTTATTATAAATCATATGGAACCTGATCATTCAAGTTCAATCAGTCTTCTTTTAAATGTATTTCCAAAAATGAAACTTGTAGGAAATTCCAAAACCGCCGAGTTTATAAAAGGGTTTTATAAACTTGATATAAGCGAGAATTTTATAGAAGTAGGCGAAGGCGAAACACACAAATTCGGAAATTTTGCATTAACTTTTTATAAAACGCCGATGGCTCATTGGCCTGAATCCATGGTAACTTATTATAAAGAGAGCAAAACACTTTTTTCGCAAGATCTTTACGGCGGATTCGGCACGATCGACGGTGGAATTTTTGATGACGAGATTGATTATACGGCGCGAGAATTTGAAAGGGCAAGATATTTTACAAATGTAGTCGGAAAATTTGCCTCTCAAATTTTACGTGCAACTAAAAAACTTGAAAATCTTGAAATTAAAACAATTTGCCCTGTGCATGGTATTGTTTGGCGAAGTAATCCGGAAAAAATAGTAAAATTTTATGATGATTTGGCAAATTGTCGCACGAAAAACGGCGTTGTAATCGCCTACGGCACAATGTATGGAAATACTGAAAAAATGGCCGATTATTTAGCAAATACACTTTCAAAAAATGGCGTAAGAGATGTTCGTCTTTTTGACGTTTCAAAAACTCATGTTTCATATATTTTTACTCATATTTGGCTGAATAAAGGTCTGTTTTTAGGAAGCGCATCTTATAATAATGCTCTGTTTCCTGTAATGCAGGAGTTAATTTCACTAATTTCCACACACAAAATGAAAAATCATATTTTGGGAATTTTTGGAACTTACGCATGGAGCGGCGGTGGAGTTAAAAATCTATTGGAATTTGCGAAAAACAACACCGAGTTCGATTTTATAGATATGCCTGTTGAAGCGCACTGTTCACCAAGTTATGATGATTTGCAACATTGCAAAACATTAGCCGAAGAGATGGCGAAACGCGTTTTGGCATAATTTTAAAATTTTTTAAAAAGATTTTACATTATTTCAAAAATTTTATATTTAAAAATAAAATTTGAGATTTAAGCAAAAATTTTATATAATTTTATCTGCCTGGGTGAAGCGACAGCGTTTTTATGAGGGTCCAACATTTAAGTATAGGCGGTGATGTGAGATTTTTGTGCGACGTGGCCGAGTTATTGGTTGCGACCTGATAAAATTTCCTAACTGCAAGATTGGCTTTTTCGGGCCGATTCTTTTTACGCACCGCTCACTTGGGTTTTAAGGAGTAAAATTGAAAATTTTAATAGTAGGAAGCGGTGGTAGAGAATTTGCTATAGCTCGCAGAATTTCACAAGATAGCGGTGTAGAGCGTATTTATTTTGCTCCTGGAAACGGTGCAACCGGTCAAATCGGTGAAAATATTGATATAAAAGATTTCGATGAACTTGCAAATTTCGCTAAAAAAAATAGTATAGATTTAACAATTGTAGGACCTGAAGCACCGCTTACAGACGGAATTGTAGATGTATTTAAATCTAAAAATTTGCGAATTTTCGGACCTGATAAAAATGCTGCAAAGCTTGAAGGAAGTAAAGTTTTTATGAAAGATTTTTTGCACAGAAATAAAATCAAAACAGCAAAATATCTAAATAGCAGCGATTTTAATGAAATTTCAAAATTTATAGAAACTCTTGAAACGCCTATTGTAGTAAAAGCTGACGGGCTTTGTGCAGGAAAAGGCGTTATAATAGCCAAAACAAAAGATGAAGCTAAAAAAGCGGCTATTGAAATGCTTAGTGGAAAAAGTTTTGGAGAGGCCGGTAAAAAAGTCGTTATAGAGGAATTTTTAGACGGTTTTGAGCTTAGCTTTTTTGCAATTTGTGACGGTAAAAATTTTGTAAGTTTGCCTGTCGCTCAAGATCATAAAAAATTAAATGATGGCGATGAAGGTCCGAATACAGGCGGAATGGGTGCCTATGCGCCAAGTCCGTTAGCAAACAAAGATTTAATTAAAAAAATAGAAAATGAAATCGTTCGTCCTACTGTTAATGGTATGGCAAATGAGGGAAATTCGTTTTGCGGTGTGCTTTTTGTAGGACTTATGATTGTTAAAAACGAGCCTTATGTGCTTGAATATAACGTGCGTTTCGGCGATCCGGAGTGTGAAGTTTTGATGCCTTTGATAGACGGAAATTTGGCTGAAATTTTGAAAAATGCAAGTGACGGTAAGCTTGAAAAATTCAAATTAAAAGATGAATTTGCAGTCGGTGTTGTAATGGCAAGCAAAAACTATCCGTATTCAAAAAGCGAGCCAGAGGGAATAAAAGTCGATAAAATTCCTGCAAATACTCATATTTGCTATGCCGGTGTCAGCAAAAACGGAGAAAATTTGCAAGCTTCAGGCGGACGTGTTCTTGTTAATGTGGGCGTAGCAAAGACAATTAAAGAAGCAAGGGATTTGGCTTACAAACTTTGTGACAATGTTCATTTTAAGGGTGCTAAATTTCGAAAAGATATAGCTTATCAGGCACTAAAAAATGCTTAAAGAGCAGAATTTTACTATTGCAAGCAATGCGAAACGCATAATTTCATTCGGTATTGACGAATTATTGATGAGCTTTTTATTTTTTGCAATTTACAGCAAAGAGTTATTCGGCGCTCCAAGCAAAGAAGCAATGATTGCTACGATTTCAGCGCTTAGTTTTCAATATTATTTAATAAAAACGATTTATCACACATTTTTTATATACAAATTCGGAGCGACTTTAGGCAAATATTTGTGCAAAATTCGTTGTGTATGCGTGGATGGAAATATGAATTTTTCAGCTGCCTTACTTCGTGCTACGGTTAGAATTTTAAGCGAATTTTTATTTTATATAGGTTTTGTTTGGGCGCTTTTTGATCCATATAAACAAACCTGGCAAGATAAAGTTGCAAAAACGCTGGTAGTAAATGTTGAGTAAAATTTTTATATTTTTGGCTGTTTTTGCTACTTTATTGTTAGCAAAAGTCCAAAATGTAGAGCTTATGGCGGATGATGTCACAAAAAACGGCGACATTATAGAAGCTAGTGGAAATGTTATTCTTTATTCACAAGATTATTTTATTACGGCCGATAAAGCGATTTATGATGAAAAAAAACAAATCGCAGAATTTTTTGGAAATGTAAATTCTATGCGAAATTTAAATGAAACAAGCAGAGCAAATTACGTAAAAATAGATCTTAAAAACAACACTCAAGAGGCAAATGCAAATTTTATGATGGATAAGGATGCCGAACTTTGGATGCAAAATGATAAAAGTTGCGCCGATAAGGATTATTACCGCACGAAAGGTTCTATCGTATCAAGTTGCAATGTAGTCGATCCTGATTGGCATATAAACTTCACAAGCGGAAAACTTAATAAAGAAAGTAAATTTTTACATCTTTTTAATCCTGTATTTTATGTAGGAGACGTGCCGATTTTATATTTGCCGTATTTTGGATTTCCTACTGATACTACCCGTAGAACCGGACTTTTGATACCTGAAATGGGATATATGAGTGACGAAGGATTTTATTATAAACAGCCGGTTTATTTTGCACCTTATGATAGCTGGGATTTTGAGCTTGATCCGCAAATTCGCTCACGCAGAGGAGTTGGAATTTACGGAATTTTTCGTTTTGCAGATTCGCCGTATTCAAACGGGGAAATCAGAAGCGGTATTTTTGAAAATAAAGAAAGACATCAAAAAAGGCTTGAATTAAAAGACAAAAAACATTACGGTTTTGAAGTTGAATATGATAGAAGCAAACTCATCGGATATTTAAAACAAGGTGATTTTAAAGAAAATTTATGGATTAATTTTACTCAATTGAATGATTTGGAATATTTTGATCTATCACAAAAAAACGGTTATGATGATAGCGAAAATTCTCTTGTAACTTCGCGTTTAAATTATTATTTGACTAACGATGATCATTATTTCGGTACGTATGCCAGATATTATATAGATACAAGCAAGTTAAATAGAGGAAATGTATTTCAAAATGATGATACCGTTCAAGAAATTCCGACATTTCAATATCATAAATTTGCGGATAATATAATTTTGCCTAATTTAATTTATTCGGTTGATACAAAATTCCATAATTACATAAGAAAAGAAGGTGTAAATGCAAATCAATATGAGTTAAATGTTCCTATCAGTTTTTCAAAACAACTTTTGGGCGATTATTTAAATTTCAGTTTTACTGAGGATTTATATGCTACACATATCGATTGGAGCGATAATTATCGTTATTTCGGCGGAGAATTTTTTGAAGATAAGAGTTCCGATTATGTCAATAATTATCATCTGTTTTCTCTTTCAACGGATTTGGCAAAAGCTTACGGCAGCCTTTACCATACGATGAATTTCGGCACCGATTTATTGATAGCAGGTTATAAAAGCAGCGATTTAAATGATAGAATTTTAAAAGATTATAGATATAAATATGATAAAAAGAACGGAAATTTAAATATTGCGCGATTGGAAAATTTACAAGACAATTTATATTATGAAGATAATTTTATCAATGAACTTAGCGATGAATATACAAACAGTAATTTAGCCGGCAAATTTACACAATATTTTTATGATGGAAACGGTAAAAAATTTTTACGCCATGCTGTAAAACAACGCTATAATCTTGAAGATGATGAATTCGGTCCTTTAGATCACAGGGTTGATTTATATTTGGGCAATTTTAATATAGGAAACCGTTTTACATATTCACAAAAATTTCATAGTTTTGATAAAGTGCAAACATATGCAAATTATAATAATAGCGCGTTTTCAGCTTATATGAGTCATACTTACGAGTACGAAAAATTAAATGATGATGCAAGCAGATATAATAAAGATAATTATTTAATTTTTAATGCCGCCCTAAAACTTCCTAAGTATTATGAAATTTTTGGCGTTTATGAATACGACTTGCTTAGAGATTATTCAAAAATGTGGCGTTTAGGACTTACTCATAACCGCAAATGTTGGAATTACTCAATTGTTTATCAGGAAGATATCGAACCTAAAACCTCAAGTCTTAGAAATTATGAAAAAGCAAGCAAAGAGCGGGCAGTTTACTTTTTTGTAAATTTCTATCCGTTCGGCGGGGTAGGATATGATTATTCAAAAGATACGGATTATACGGAGGGTAAATGATAGAACGCGAAAAATTGATGTTTGAAAATCAACTTGATGCAAGCACTCAATTGCTTGAAATTTTACCTAAATTTGATAATGCTCTTTTAGTTTGCATATCTCTTGAATCCGTAATTTTAGTAGATAATATTGCAAGAAATTTAAAGCTTGGTTATGAAATTTTATTTACCGATACGATTTATGCACCGAATAATGCGGAATGTGCTATTGCCTGCGTCAGTGAAACGGAA from Campylobacter hominis ATCC BAA-381 carries:
- a CDS encoding FprA family A-type flavoprotein, whose amino-acid sequence is MEFSTIEIQKNLFYVGVNDRHTGLFENMWPLENGISYNSYLLKGEKNILIDPVHASCFELYLSKIRSVIGQDGTIDYLIINHMEPDHSSSISLLLNVFPKMKLVGNSKTAEFIKGFYKLDISENFIEVGEGETHKFGNFALTFYKTPMAHWPESMVTYYKESKTLFSQDLYGGFGTIDGGIFDDEIDYTAREFERARYFTNVVGKFASQILRATKKLENLEIKTICPVHGIVWRSNPEKIVKFYDDLANCRTKNGVVIAYGTMYGNTEKMADYLANTLSKNGVRDVRLFDVSKTHVSYIFTHIWLNKGLFLGSASYNNALFPVMQELISLISTHKMKNHILGIFGTYAWSGGGVKNLLEFAKNNTEFDFIDMPVEAHCSPSYDDLQHCKTLAEEMAKRVLA
- a CDS encoding LPS-assembly protein LptD — protein: MLSKIFIFLAVFATLLLAKVQNVELMADDVTKNGDIIEASGNVILYSQDYFITADKAIYDEKKQIAEFFGNVNSMRNLNETSRANYVKIDLKNNTQEANANFMMDKDAELWMQNDKSCADKDYYRTKGSIVSSCNVVDPDWHINFTSGKLNKESKFLHLFNPVFYVGDVPILYLPYFGFPTDTTRRTGLLIPEMGYMSDEGFYYKQPVYFAPYDSWDFELDPQIRSRRGVGIYGIFRFADSPYSNGEIRSGIFENKERHQKRLELKDKKHYGFEVEYDRSKLIGYLKQGDFKENLWINFTQLNDLEYFDLSQKNGYDDSENSLVTSRLNYYLTNDDHYFGTYARYYIDTSKLNRGNVFQNDDTVQEIPTFQYHKFADNIILPNLIYSVDTKFHNYIRKEGVNANQYELNVPISFSKQLLGDYLNFSFTEDLYATHIDWSDNYRYFGGEFFEDKSSDYVNNYHLFSLSTDLAKAYGSLYHTMNFGTDLLIAGYKSSDLNDRILKDYRYKYDKKNGNLNIARLENLQDNLYYEDNFINELSDEYTNSNLAGKFTQYFYDGNGKKFLRHAVKQRYNLEDDEFGPLDHRVDLYLGNFNIGNRFTYSQKFHSFDKVQTYANYNNSAFSAYMSHTYEYEKLNDDASRYNKDNYLIFNAALKLPKYYEIFGVYEYDLLRDYSKMWRLGLTHNRKCWNYSIVYQEDIEPKTSSLRNYEKASKERAVYFFVNFYPFGGVGYDYSKDTDYTEGK
- a CDS encoding RDD family protein, with protein sequence MLKEQNFTIASNAKRIISFGIDELLMSFLFFAIYSKELFGAPSKEAMIATISALSFQYYLIKTIYHTFFIYKFGATLGKYLCKIRCVCVDGNMNFSAALLRATVRILSEFLFYIGFVWALFDPYKQTWQDKVAKTLVVNVE
- the purD gene encoding phosphoribosylamine--glycine ligase; translated protein: MKILIVGSGGREFAIARRISQDSGVERIYFAPGNGATGQIGENIDIKDFDELANFAKKNSIDLTIVGPEAPLTDGIVDVFKSKNLRIFGPDKNAAKLEGSKVFMKDFLHRNKIKTAKYLNSSDFNEISKFIETLETPIVVKADGLCAGKGVIIAKTKDEAKKAAIEMLSGKSFGEAGKKVVIEEFLDGFELSFFAICDGKNFVSLPVAQDHKKLNDGDEGPNTGGMGAYAPSPLANKDLIKKIENEIVRPTVNGMANEGNSFCGVLFVGLMIVKNEPYVLEYNVRFGDPECEVLMPLIDGNLAEILKNASDGKLEKFKLKDEFAVGVVMASKNYPYSKSEPEGIKVDKIPANTHICYAGVSKNGENLQASGGRVLVNVGVAKTIKEARDLAYKLCDNVHFKGAKFRKDIAYQALKNA
- the fabG gene encoding 3-oxoacyl-ACP reductase FabG; translation: MKFSGNNVLVTGGSRGIGAEICKTLANFGLKVWINYRSKPEVADALKDEIEKNGGNAAVIKFDATNETEFIEAINLIVQTDGELSYLVNNAGITNDKLALRMKTEDFTSVINANLTSAFIGCREALKAMSKKRFGAVVNIASIVGETGNAGQVNYAASKGGMIAMSKSFAKEAASRNVRFNCVTPGFIETKMTEILNDEIKKTYEANIPLKKFGTPNDVANGVAFLLSDYASYITGEVLKINGGLYM
- a CDS encoding beta-ketoacyl-ACP synthase II — its product is MKRIVITGMGMITSLGLDKESSFENICAGKTGIKKISYFDTTDFSVKIAGEIEGFNPADVVDDGKEIKKMDRFIQLGLKATIDAMRDANFSEFNEDEFGVVSAAGIGGLPNIETNSLACKEKGPRRVSPFFIPSALVNMLGGVISIKFGLKGPNLASVTACAASTHAICEAAKCIMVGESSKMLVVGAESTICPIGISGFASMRALSTRNDDPLHASRPFDGERDGFVMGEGSAALVLETYEDAVARGAKIYGEIAGFGESGDAYHITSPSMDGPYRAMKKAYEMAGKPKIDYINAHGTSTPANDKNETGALKMLFADNVPPVSSTKGQTGHCLGAAGAIEAVICLMSMQKGILPPTINQFVKDEECDLDYIPNVARKSEINYVMSNSFGFGGTNGSIIFKKVK
- the acpP gene encoding acyl carrier protein; this encodes MEVFEEVRDVVVEQLSVAPDAVKIDSKIIEDLGADSLDVVELVMALEEKFGIEIPDSEAEKLISIKDVVTYIENLNKNK